One part of the Cupriavidus oxalaticus genome encodes these proteins:
- a CDS encoding tyrosine-type recombinase/integrase, with protein sequence MTIGSRCCVPCRRETEMPAHVDVNQWTASEAQAWLDQIVRQLPALPPLLRYYDDFDDATRVIHDPASASVFAVHINGGTEYLDFAAYDGSYATLLKHLFLYLLGENLHVSTATRYLQAAKHLSYAEVIALLMAGPENCVASWAALRALGKAVKTYGFAKALLRLLCHYRLCGWSPQYREFLGAALPLPAQDKYAGVRAGDVFLSIEEEAAIVRYLDDTAQGVRDGAYLDDAALCDAVMLLCAYQFGMRPIQIALLTMRDVRVWSDGTDARPAVHLTFRMVKQRRGATIKPLPRRVKREWAVLPGQLEQRQRARGHAGGDRFCSVVSASEVCVRIAALTERLLGVRVTATDLRHTAAQRLVDAGANQEELAAFLGHADVTTGLVYFDSSPNQAERVNRAMGLSPIYQQVARIAHARFISAEELGSLKGEQQIAGVPHGIPIAGIGGCTSGQPACPFNPVTSCYGCHRFMPVRDVALHREVLAGLRSVVRFFHDASRDEAASPAYLQLQRAIAGVQAVLDELEEKAE encoded by the coding sequence TTGACGATCGGGTCGCGGTGCTGCGTGCCCTGCCGCCGGGAGACCGAGATGCCAGCGCACGTTGACGTCAATCAATGGACTGCGAGCGAAGCGCAGGCCTGGCTGGACCAGATCGTGCGGCAACTGCCGGCGCTGCCGCCCCTGCTGCGCTACTACGACGACTTCGACGACGCCACGCGCGTGATCCATGACCCGGCCAGCGCAAGCGTCTTCGCCGTCCATATCAATGGCGGTACCGAATACCTTGACTTCGCCGCGTACGACGGCAGCTACGCAACGCTGTTGAAGCACCTGTTCCTGTACCTGCTCGGGGAAAACCTGCACGTGTCGACGGCGACGAGGTACCTGCAAGCCGCGAAGCACCTGAGCTACGCCGAAGTCATCGCCCTGCTGATGGCCGGTCCCGAAAATTGCGTGGCCAGTTGGGCAGCATTGCGGGCTTTAGGAAAAGCCGTAAAAACTTACGGGTTCGCCAAGGCGCTCCTGCGCCTGCTCTGTCACTATCGGCTGTGTGGCTGGTCGCCCCAGTACCGCGAGTTCCTCGGCGCTGCTCTACCCCTCCCTGCACAGGACAAATATGCTGGCGTACGCGCCGGGGACGTCTTCCTGTCGATCGAGGAAGAAGCGGCGATCGTGCGCTATCTGGATGACACGGCCCAAGGCGTTCGCGATGGCGCGTACCTGGACGATGCGGCACTGTGTGACGCGGTGATGTTGCTGTGTGCCTATCAGTTCGGCATGCGCCCGATCCAGATTGCGCTACTGACCATGCGCGACGTGCGCGTGTGGTCGGACGGCACTGACGCGCGGCCAGCGGTGCATCTGACCTTCCGCATGGTGAAGCAGCGGCGTGGCGCCACCATCAAGCCCCTGCCCCGCCGGGTCAAACGGGAGTGGGCGGTGCTACCTGGCCAATTGGAGCAGCGTCAACGCGCGCGCGGACATGCCGGTGGTGATCGCTTCTGCAGCGTGGTCTCCGCCTCGGAAGTCTGCGTGCGCATAGCCGCGCTAACCGAGCGGCTGCTGGGCGTGCGCGTCACGGCCACCGATCTGCGACACACCGCTGCCCAGCGCCTGGTCGATGCCGGCGCCAACCAGGAAGAGCTGGCCGCCTTCCTGGGTCACGCCGACGTGACCACCGGCCTCGTGTACTTCGACAGCTCGCCCAACCAGGCGGAGCGCGTCAATCGCGCCATGGGACTGTCTCCGATCTACCAGCAGGTGGCCCGCATCGCGCACGCGCGCTTCATCAGTGCGGAAGAATTGGGTTCACTCAAGGGCGAGCAGCAGATCGCCGGCGTGCCGCACGGCATCCCGATCGCCGGCATCGGTGGCTGCACCAGCGGCCAGCCGGCCTGCCCGTTCAATCCGGTGACCTCTTGCTATGGCTGCCACCGGTTCATGCCGGTCCGCGATGTAGCGCTGCATCGCGAAGTGCTGGCAGGCCTGCGCAGCGTGGTGCGCTTCTTCCATGATGCGTCGCGCGACGAGGCGGCATCTCCGGCATACTTGCAGTTGCAGAGGGCCATTGCCGGCGTGCAAGCGGTGCTGGACGAGCTGGAGGAAAAAGCGGAATGA
- a CDS encoding ISNCY family transposase — protein sequence MSMREVDRMKVIQAVADGHLARWRAAERLGISARHVRRLVLRLQEDGPSGLVSRKRDRPSNRQLPPGLESRIRGLIRDSYADFGPTLACEKLRERHGIEISKACVRRIMIDAGFWIPRKLRPPKVHQPRNRRACLGELVQIDGSDHAWFEDRAPACTLLVYVDDATGQLMQLRFVPTESTPAYFTATRAYIERHGKPMAFYSDKAGIFRVNARDNAEGRGYTQFGRALFELNIDSLCANSSPAKGRVERMNGTLQDRLVKELRLRGISSMDAANAFAPRFMADFNTRFAKVPRSDFDAHRPLRGDEDLARIFSWREWRKVSRSLTLQYDKVMYLLEDRPEHRRLIHRYVEVAEYPDGRIELWADGTALPYTTYDRLGEIDQGAIVEHKRLGHVLAITAQVQAQRDSRQQAGPSRTLQGEPARLHRAPLNVKRQRLINRLDLERAMTAAPLTQNADLLTVPTVNPPLHPELNSVTSGQHHRPTTTPQKHSTPHKKHARTDI from the coding sequence ATGAGCATGCGCGAAGTTGACCGCATGAAGGTGATCCAGGCAGTGGCCGATGGCCATTTGGCGCGTTGGCGCGCCGCGGAGCGGCTTGGCATCAGTGCTCGGCACGTTAGGCGGCTGGTCTTGCGGCTTCAGGAGGACGGGCCAAGCGGCCTGGTCTCGCGCAAACGCGATCGCCCGAGCAACCGCCAGTTGCCGCCCGGTCTGGAGTCGCGGATTCGCGGCCTGATCCGCGACAGCTACGCCGACTTCGGCCCGACCCTGGCCTGCGAGAAGCTGCGCGAGCGCCACGGCATCGAGATTTCCAAGGCCTGCGTGCGCCGGATCATGATCGACGCCGGCTTCTGGATCCCGCGCAAGCTGCGCCCGCCCAAGGTGCACCAGCCGCGCAACCGCCGCGCCTGCCTGGGCGAGCTGGTGCAGATCGACGGCAGCGACCACGCCTGGTTCGAGGACCGGGCGCCGGCGTGCACGCTGCTGGTCTACGTCGATGACGCCACCGGCCAGCTGATGCAACTGCGGTTCGTGCCAACCGAATCGACGCCAGCGTATTTCACCGCCACGCGCGCCTACATTGAGCGCCACGGCAAGCCGATGGCGTTCTATTCGGACAAGGCCGGCATCTTCCGCGTCAACGCCAGGGACAATGCCGAAGGGCGCGGCTACACCCAGTTCGGGCGCGCGCTGTTCGAGCTCAATATCGATAGCCTGTGCGCCAATTCGAGCCCGGCCAAGGGCCGGGTCGAGCGGATGAACGGCACGCTGCAGGACCGGCTGGTGAAGGAGCTGCGCCTGCGCGGAATCTCCAGCATGGACGCCGCCAACGCCTTTGCGCCGCGGTTCATGGCCGACTTCAACACGCGCTTTGCCAAGGTGCCGCGCAGCGACTTCGACGCGCACCGGCCGCTGCGTGGCGACGAGGACCTGGCACGGATCTTCAGCTGGCGCGAATGGCGCAAGGTGTCCCGGAGCCTCACCTTGCAGTACGACAAGGTGATGTACCTGCTCGAGGACCGGCCCGAGCACCGGCGGCTGATCCACCGCTATGTCGAGGTCGCCGAGTACCCGGACGGCAGGATCGAGCTGTGGGCCGATGGCACTGCCCTGCCCTACACCACCTATGACCGGCTCGGCGAGATCGACCAGGGCGCGATCGTCGAGCACAAGCGGCTGGGGCACGTGCTGGCCATCACGGCGCAGGTGCAGGCGCAGCGCGACAGTCGCCAGCAGGCGGGGCCGTCGCGCACGCTGCAGGGCGAACCAGCTCGGCTCCATCGCGCGCCGCTGAACGTCAAGCGGCAGCGGCTGATCAACCGGCTCGATCTGGAGCGCGCGATGACGGCCGCGCCGCTTACACAGAACGCGGACCTTTTAACTGTGCCCACGGTGAATCCACCGCTCCACCCTGAGCTGAACTCAGTCACGTCAGGCCAGCACCACCGCCCCACTACCACCCCACAAAAGCATTCAACCCCGCACAAAAAGCACGCTCGCACCGACATTTGA
- a CDS encoding ISNCY family transposase has product MAGTEVITVSMRELDRLKIVQAVVDGQLRPGVAAERLEITDRQFRRLLERYRQEGASGLVSRRRGRPSNNRMPADRESVALGLIREHYADFGPTLAAEKLRERHGLTLSKETIRRLMTVAGLWVPRKQRPPKVYQPRNRRACYGELIQIDGSDHRWFEERAPACTLLVYVDDATSQIMELRFTHSESTFTYFAATRAYLERHGKPVAFYSDKASVFRVNKKGATSGDGHTQFARALFELNIEGICANSSQAKGRVERTHLTLQDRLVKELRLRGINTMEAANAFMAEFIADYNARFAKAPRNDHNAHRPLRPDENLDLIFAWREPRCVSKSLTIQYDKMLYLLADTPEHRKLAGRYIDVYHYPDGRIEPRANGSALPYTIYDRLSEVDQGAIVDNKRLGHVLQLAQYIQEKRDNTRSLSVPGTERAPRKRGRPPGKKPQRSLGQNDMLEALQRLQQQPWPLNGTED; this is encoded by the coding sequence ATGGCGGGAACCGAGGTCATTACAGTAAGCATGCGTGAGTTAGACAGGCTCAAGATCGTCCAGGCGGTCGTGGATGGTCAGTTGCGGCCCGGGGTGGCTGCCGAACGGTTGGAGATCACGGACCGGCAATTCCGGCGGCTGCTGGAGCGCTATAGGCAAGAAGGCGCATCCGGGCTGGTTTCTCGCCGGCGCGGTCGACCCAGCAACAATCGCATGCCAGCGGACCGCGAATCCGTGGCCCTCGGCCTGATTCGGGAACACTACGCCGACTTCGGCCCGACCCTGGCGGCCGAGAAACTGCGAGAGCGTCATGGGCTAACGTTGTCCAAAGAAACGATCCGCCGACTGATGACGGTGGCCGGCCTGTGGGTGCCGCGCAAGCAGCGGCCGCCGAAGGTCTACCAGCCTCGTAACCGGCGCGCCTGCTATGGCGAACTGATCCAGATCGACGGCAGCGATCACCGCTGGTTTGAGGAGCGCGCCCCAGCCTGCACCCTGCTGGTTTACGTCGACGACGCCACCAGCCAGATCATGGAACTACGCTTCACTCATTCGGAATCCACGTTCACATACTTTGCGGCGACGCGGGCCTATCTGGAGCGCCACGGCAAGCCGGTGGCGTTCTACAGCGACAAGGCCAGCGTTTTTCGGGTCAACAAGAAAGGAGCAACCAGTGGCGACGGCCACACCCAGTTTGCGCGGGCCTTGTTCGAACTGAACATCGAAGGTATCTGCGCCAACAGCAGCCAGGCCAAAGGCCGTGTCGAGCGGACTCACCTGACCTTGCAGGACCGACTGGTCAAGGAGTTGCGCCTGCGTGGGATCAACACGATGGAGGCAGCCAATGCCTTCATGGCGGAATTCATCGCCGACTATAACGCGCGCTTTGCCAAGGCGCCGCGCAATGACCACAACGCCCATCGGCCGCTGCGACCAGACGAGAACCTGGATCTCATCTTCGCGTGGCGCGAGCCGCGCTGTGTGTCCAAGAGCCTGACGATTCAGTACGACAAGATGCTCTACCTGCTGGCGGATACGCCAGAGCATCGGAAACTGGCCGGTCGCTATATCGATGTCTATCACTATCCGGACGGCAGAATCGAACCACGCGCAAATGGCTCCGCCCTGCCCTACACGATTTACGATCGGCTCTCGGAAGTGGATCAAGGCGCGATCGTTGATAACAAGCGCCTGGGGCACGTATTGCAATTAGCGCAATACATTCAGGAGAAGCGCGACAACACGCGGTCACTCTCTGTGCCTGGCACGGAGAGGGCTCCCCGCAAGCGTGGACGACCGCCCGGCAAGAAGCCGCAGCGCTCGCTGGGCCAGAACGATATGTTGGAAGCGCTGCAACGGTTGCAGCAGCAGCCGTGGCCGCTTAACGGAACTGAGGATTGA
- a CDS encoding PDDEXK nuclease domain-containing protein produces the protein MTRDRSPKRRPSVATLAAGSETDEIIDDIRRLISEARAGLAVTVNAALSTLYWRVGQRLRSEVLRGERAEYGEEVVNSLARRLEDEHGRGFGAKNLRHMLRFAEVFSDEDIVYALSRQLSWTHLRTLIYIDDPLKREFYLEMCRNEGWSTRTLQNRLDSMLFERTALSRKSDALLAEELGALRERGEYSPGMVLKDPYVLDFLGLRDRYLERDLEEAILRELEQFLLELGAGFTFIARQKRLQIDNDDFYIDLLFYNRKLKRLVAVELKLGEFKAADKGQMELYLRWLARHEQEPGEAPPLGIILCTGKKREQIELLELDQTGIHVAEYLTELPPRQLLEQKLHEAVTLSRARLDNRSDNDINEDGKKLL, from the coding sequence ATGACTCGTGACCGTTCACCAAAGCGGCGACCCTCCGTGGCGACTCTAGCCGCTGGCTCGGAAACAGACGAAATTATCGACGACATCCGACGCCTCATCAGTGAAGCCCGCGCAGGGCTTGCCGTCACTGTCAATGCGGCGCTATCCACGCTGTATTGGCGGGTCGGTCAGCGCCTACGTTCAGAGGTGCTGCGCGGTGAGCGCGCCGAGTATGGCGAGGAGGTCGTCAATTCACTGGCACGGCGTCTTGAAGACGAGCATGGCCGAGGCTTCGGTGCCAAAAATCTGCGTCACATGTTGCGTTTCGCTGAGGTTTTTTCCGATGAAGACATTGTCTACGCACTGAGTAGACAATTGAGCTGGACCCACCTTCGCACCCTGATCTACATTGACGATCCGTTGAAACGAGAGTTCTACCTCGAAATGTGTCGCAATGAGGGCTGGAGCACCCGAACCTTGCAGAACCGCCTCGATTCAATGCTTTTTGAACGCACGGCGTTGTCCCGTAAGTCAGATGCACTACTCGCCGAAGAACTCGGCGCCCTGCGTGAGCGAGGCGAATACAGCCCCGGCATGGTGCTAAAGGATCCGTATGTGCTCGACTTCCTTGGACTGCGGGATCGCTACCTCGAGCGCGACCTTGAAGAAGCCATTCTCCGCGAGCTGGAGCAGTTTCTGCTGGAATTGGGAGCGGGCTTTACCTTCATTGCCCGCCAGAAGCGACTGCAGATCGATAACGATGACTTCTATATCGACCTGCTGTTCTACAATCGCAAGCTTAAACGTCTTGTGGCGGTGGAACTCAAACTTGGCGAGTTCAAGGCGGCAGATAAAGGCCAGATGGAACTTTATCTTCGCTGGCTTGCCCGCCATGAGCAGGAGCCAGGCGAAGCGCCACCGCTCGGCATCATCTTATGCACTGGCAAGAAGCGCGAACAAATTGAACTGTTGGAGCTTGACCAGACGGGAATTCACGTTGCGGAATATTTAACCGAGTTGCCACCCAGACAGTTGTTAGAGCAGAAACTTCATGAGGCCGTGACGCTGTCAAGAGCGCGTCTGGACAATCGCTCAGACAACGACATTAACGAGGATGGAAAAAAACTCCTTTGA
- the imuA gene encoding translesion DNA synthesis-associated protein ImuA — protein MLSVAPETIHPSLWLASQLARGSARTVPTGYQLLDKELPGGGWPIGCLTELLERQPGIGELRLLRPALVARSNRPVALLAPPHAPQALALANWGVPSAQILWVETRHTADALWAAGQILRAGTCGALVFWQSHLRNDALRRLHLAAQASDVLFFVVRPTACVRDASPAPLRLTLEPASDGIRVQFVKRRGPQQESPLHVALHPSPILLYRHAAPVDLPAPVVPAPRSIPAELVH, from the coding sequence ATGCTATCCGTCGCCCCAGAAACCATTCATCCGTCACTTTGGCTTGCCTCCCAGCTTGCTCGAGGAAGCGCACGCACCGTTCCGACTGGATATCAGTTGCTCGACAAGGAGCTTCCCGGTGGCGGCTGGCCTATTGGTTGCCTGACGGAATTATTGGAGCGCCAACCCGGCATCGGCGAGTTGCGCTTGCTACGTCCTGCGCTCGTTGCGCGCTCGAACCGCCCGGTCGCGCTTCTGGCACCGCCGCACGCGCCTCAAGCGTTGGCGCTCGCCAACTGGGGCGTCCCGTCCGCGCAGATTCTCTGGGTCGAAACCCGGCACACCGCTGACGCGCTGTGGGCTGCGGGGCAGATCTTGCGCGCCGGAACCTGCGGGGCGCTCGTCTTTTGGCAGTCGCATCTGCGTAACGATGCGCTTCGGCGTCTGCATCTTGCCGCCCAAGCCTCGGATGTCCTTTTCTTCGTTGTTCGTCCGACGGCCTGTGTACGCGATGCCTCGCCGGCGCCGCTGCGCCTGACATTGGAGCCTGCATCGGACGGCATTCGTGTGCAGTTCGTTAAGCGTCGAGGCCCGCAGCAGGAATCGCCGCTACACGTAGCCCTGCATCCCTCCCCCATTCTGTTGTATCGCCATGCTGCGCCTGTGGATCTGCCTGCGCCTGTCGTCCCTGCCCCTCGAAGTATTCCGGCCGAACTGGTCCACTGA